A genomic region of Microlunatus sagamiharensis contains the following coding sequences:
- a CDS encoding zinc ribbon domain-containing protein: MRTIRADVTAQLRLLDLQAVDSAIARLGEQRRTLPEQQALDRLTTESAAVTEDLVGAQTRVSDLELDTERAEADLEPVRQRLARNEKRIADGTVDAKSLGSMVEEVAHLRRRIGDLEDVELEVMEAMEQAQSERDAIQARVDALAADIAEATAARDAAVAKLVNEAGYKRTERDRLAPEVPADLLALYTRIAASKGGVGAAELRQRRCTGCQLEVNANELREYASTPPDQVLRCEECGRILVRTAESGL; the protein is encoded by the coding sequence GTGAGGACGATCAGAGCCGACGTCACTGCGCAGCTGAGGCTGCTCGACCTGCAGGCGGTCGACTCCGCGATCGCCCGGCTCGGCGAGCAGCGGCGCACGCTGCCCGAGCAGCAGGCGCTCGACCGCCTGACCACCGAGTCGGCGGCCGTCACCGAGGACCTGGTGGGCGCCCAGACGCGCGTCTCCGACCTCGAGCTCGACACCGAGCGCGCGGAGGCCGACCTCGAGCCGGTCCGCCAGCGCCTCGCCCGCAACGAGAAGCGCATCGCCGACGGGACCGTCGACGCCAAGTCGCTCGGCTCGATGGTCGAGGAGGTGGCCCACCTGCGACGCCGGATCGGCGACCTCGAGGACGTCGAGCTCGAGGTCATGGAGGCGATGGAGCAGGCGCAGTCGGAGCGTGACGCGATCCAGGCGCGCGTCGACGCCCTGGCCGCCGACATCGCCGAGGCCACCGCGGCGCGCGACGCCGCGGTGGCCAAGCTGGTCAACGAGGCCGGCTACAAGCGCACCGAGCGCGACCGCCTGGCGCCGGAGGTGCCGGCCGACCTGCTCGCCCTCTACACGCGGATCGCCGCGAGCAAGGGCGGGGTCGGGGCCGCCGAGCTGCGGCAGCGCCGCTGCACCGGCTGCCAGCTCGAGGTCAACGCCAACGAGCTGCGGGAGTACGCCTCCACCCCGCCCGACCAGGTGCTGCGGTGCGAGGAGTGCGGCCGCATCCTCGTGCGCACGGCGGAGTCGGGGCTGTGA
- a CDS encoding general stress protein — translation MSFARPQPSSLFELQFPQSVGIYNTYDDAQRAVDYLADEKFEVQNLAIVGTDLKSVERVLGRRNWGTVITGGIQSGLSTGLLVALVLLIFTPAGVNFLALFAVALGIGILLGIGFAALGYALSRGRRDFTSISQTVATKYEVLCEHKVAVQAREMLQNLPGARAAQFE, via the coding sequence ATGTCGTTCGCCCGTCCGCAGCCCAGCTCGCTCTTCGAGCTCCAGTTCCCGCAGTCGGTGGGCATCTACAACACCTACGACGACGCGCAGCGCGCCGTCGACTACCTCGCCGACGAGAAGTTCGAGGTGCAGAACCTCGCCATCGTCGGCACCGACCTCAAGTCGGTCGAGCGGGTGCTGGGCCGCCGCAACTGGGGCACCGTGATCACCGGCGGGATCCAGTCCGGCCTCTCGACCGGTCTGCTCGTGGCCCTCGTGCTGCTGATCTTCACCCCGGCGGGCGTGAACTTCCTCGCGCTCTTCGCCGTCGCGCTCGGCATCGGCATCCTGCTGGGCATCGGCTTCGCCGCGCTCGGCTACGCCCTGAGCCGCGGCCGCCGTGACTTCACCTCGATCAGCCAGACGGTGGCGACCAAGTACGAGGTCCTCTGCGAGCACAAGGTCGCCGTCCAGGCCCGCGAGATGCTGCAGAACCTCCCGGGCGCCCGCGCCGCGCAGTTCGAGTGA
- a CDS encoding M15 family metallopeptidase, with translation MVRARPARALACGLLAGLLSWGLVGQAGAETPSPAPEPSATPAVSPAPAETPAAQGRPSAPSSPSVPSSPSTPASRAAAADDPSAFLTLAVAPRGGPVADAFYEDLGSFAFSGSVALADGSQVRVERRDASGWTAVATTAVTAGAYAVSLPVEAAGTATFRARGAGTEGADVVSAEVGVEVEDSRITVSAASKVDSLKSLTVRGAIVPARGGVTVHLDVHDGTRWSNSVSTTTAADGSYLTSVSTGKGRLKKYGLRASYRATNRPRWERSPGMPFTRIAVLDAEVDDTTSADVAKTYRKGCPVGASKLSTIHLNYLGYDGRMHRGVIIIRTDLRQEIIRGFGKALDKRFPIAKMNNPNTYGGNDPKQMAANNTSGFNCRKVVGNPYKMSPHSYGTALDVNTVQNPYRDARGKWWPSAGKKYRDRSPLKKGMLGSGSALTTSLAGDKFFWGGRWNPGRDYQHFEYRG, from the coding sequence ATGGTCCGAGCCCGACCCGCCCGAGCCCTGGCCTGCGGCCTCCTCGCGGGCCTGCTGTCGTGGGGCCTCGTCGGCCAGGCGGGGGCCGAGACGCCCTCCCCCGCACCCGAACCCTCGGCGACGCCCGCAGTCTCCCCCGCGCCCGCGGAGACGCCGGCGGCTCAGGGCCGGCCGTCCGCGCCGAGCAGCCCGAGCGTCCCGAGCAGCCCGAGCACCCCGGCCAGCCGCGCCGCCGCGGCGGACGACCCCTCGGCGTTCCTCACGCTGGCCGTGGCACCGCGCGGCGGACCCGTGGCCGACGCCTTCTACGAGGACCTCGGCTCGTTCGCCTTCTCCGGCTCGGTGGCGCTCGCCGACGGCTCCCAGGTCCGCGTCGAACGGCGTGACGCGAGCGGCTGGACCGCGGTGGCCACCACCGCGGTGACCGCCGGCGCGTACGCAGTGAGCCTGCCGGTCGAGGCCGCGGGGACCGCGACCTTCCGCGCCCGCGGCGCCGGCACCGAGGGGGCCGACGTCGTCAGCGCCGAGGTCGGCGTGGAGGTGGAGGACTCGCGCATCACGGTCTCGGCGGCGAGCAAGGTCGACTCGCTCAAGTCCCTCACCGTCCGCGGTGCGATCGTCCCGGCCCGCGGCGGGGTGACGGTCCACCTCGACGTGCACGACGGCACGAGGTGGTCGAACTCGGTGAGCACCACGACCGCGGCCGACGGCTCGTACCTGACCTCGGTCTCGACCGGCAAGGGCCGGCTCAAGAAGTACGGGCTGCGCGCGTCGTACCGCGCGACGAACCGGCCGCGCTGGGAGCGGAGCCCGGGGATGCCCTTCACCCGCATCGCGGTTCTCGACGCGGAGGTCGACGACACCACGAGCGCCGACGTGGCCAAGACCTACCGCAAGGGCTGCCCGGTGGGTGCGTCGAAGCTGTCGACCATCCACCTGAACTACCTGGGCTACGACGGGCGCATGCACCGCGGCGTGATCATCATCCGCACCGACCTGCGCCAGGAGATCATCCGCGGCTTCGGCAAGGCGCTCGACAAGCGCTTCCCGATCGCCAAGATGAACAACCCCAACACCTACGGCGGCAACGACCCCAAGCAGATGGCGGCCAACAACACCAGCGGCTTCAACTGCCGCAAGGTCGTCGGCAACCCGTACAAGATGAGCCCGCACTCCTACGGCACCGCCCTCGATGTCAACACCGTGCAGAACCCCTACCGCGACGCCCGCGGGAAGTGGTGGCCGAGCGCCGGCAAGAAGTACCGCGACCGCAGCCCGCTCAAGAAGGGGATGCTCGGCTCGGGCTCGGCGCTCACCACGTCGCTGGCCGGGGACAAGTTCTTCTGGGGCGGGCGGTGGAACCCCGGCCGCGACTACCAGCACTTCGAGTACCGCGGGTGA
- a CDS encoding aminopeptidase P family protein — MPFSEAFKAFVAQGWAPYPTERPEPLPATAWTAARREALSALFPGERLVIGAGGLEVRSNDTDYRFRPHSAFAHLTGLGTDREPDAVLVLEPTDPAAGGGHEPTLYFKPRAPRDSSEFYADARYGEMWVGVRFSLEEMSALTGLPTAPIEDLADHLRKDADTIAVRANRADLAADVRAVLAEVAPAATAGEESQATEDPTTESACDAELMTALSELRLVKDDFEAEQMREACARTAEGFEAVVADLPRAVAAGRGERWVEGVFGLHARHVGNAIGYDTIAASGDHACTLHWIRNDGELREGDLLLLDAGVELDSLYTADVTRTLPVNGRYSEAQRRVYEAVLAAQEAGIAAAKPGATFSDVHRASIRVVAEHLDAWGLLPVPLEEALSEEGGQHRRWMPHGTSHHLGIDVHDCSQARRENYREGTLAPGMVITVEPGIYLKADDQLVPEELRGIGVRIEDDILITADGNENLSAGLPRTADDVEAWMAGIWSGRDAR, encoded by the coding sequence GTGCCGTTCTCCGAGGCGTTCAAGGCCTTCGTCGCGCAGGGCTGGGCGCCCTACCCCACCGAGCGCCCCGAGCCGCTGCCCGCGACCGCCTGGACCGCCGCCCGCCGGGAGGCGCTGAGCGCGCTCTTCCCGGGCGAGCGCCTGGTGATCGGCGCCGGGGGGCTGGAGGTCCGCTCCAACGACACCGACTACCGCTTCCGCCCGCACTCCGCCTTCGCCCACCTCACCGGGCTGGGCACCGACCGCGAGCCGGACGCCGTCCTCGTCCTCGAACCCACCGACCCCGCGGCCGGCGGCGGCCACGAGCCGACGCTCTACTTCAAGCCGCGTGCGCCGCGGGACTCCTCGGAGTTCTACGCCGACGCCCGTTACGGCGAGATGTGGGTGGGCGTCCGCTTCTCGCTCGAGGAGATGTCGGCCCTGACCGGGCTGCCGACGGCGCCGATCGAGGACCTCGCGGACCACCTGCGCAAGGACGCCGACACCATCGCCGTCCGGGCCAACCGCGCCGACCTGGCCGCCGACGTGCGCGCCGTGCTCGCCGAGGTCGCCCCGGCGGCGACGGCGGGCGAGGAGTCGCAGGCGACCGAGGACCCGACCACGGAGTCCGCGTGCGACGCCGAGCTGATGACCGCGCTCAGCGAGCTGCGCCTGGTCAAGGACGACTTCGAGGCCGAGCAGATGCGCGAGGCCTGCGCACGGACGGCCGAGGGCTTCGAGGCCGTCGTCGCCGACCTGCCGCGGGCCGTCGCCGCCGGCCGCGGCGAGCGCTGGGTCGAGGGCGTCTTCGGCCTGCACGCGCGCCACGTGGGCAACGCGATCGGCTACGACACGATCGCCGCCTCCGGCGACCACGCGTGCACTCTGCACTGGATCCGCAACGACGGCGAGCTGCGCGAGGGCGACCTGCTGCTGCTCGACGCCGGGGTCGAGCTCGACTCCCTCTACACCGCCGACGTGACCCGGACGCTGCCGGTGAACGGCCGCTACAGCGAGGCGCAGCGGCGCGTGTACGAGGCCGTGCTCGCCGCGCAGGAGGCCGGGATCGCGGCGGCCAAGCCCGGCGCGACCTTCTCCGACGTGCACCGCGCGTCGATCCGCGTCGTCGCCGAGCACCTCGACGCGTGGGGCCTGCTGCCCGTGCCGCTGGAGGAGGCGCTCTCCGAGGAGGGCGGCCAGCACCGGCGCTGGATGCCGCACGGCACCTCGCACCACCTCGGCATCGACGTGCACGACTGCTCGCAGGCCCGCCGCGAGAACTACCGGGAGGGCACGCTGGCCCCCGGCATGGTGATCACGGTCGAGCCCGGCATCTACCTCAAGGCCGACGACCAGCTCGTCCCCGAGGAGCTGCGGGGCATCGGCGTCCGCATCGAGGACGACATCCTCATCACCGCCGACGGCAACGAGAACCTCTCCGCCGGGCTCCCCCGTACGGCGGACGACGTCGAGGCGTGGATGGCCGGCATCTGGTCGGGCCGGGACGCCCGGTGA
- a CDS encoding RNB domain-containing ribonuclease: MPSPRMRLPRRVLDAPEAVGVTRGLDHIRAELQVPGDFPAEVLAAAERAAAAPRLPELDRTDLELVTIDPPGSKDLDQALHIAARDDGGWTVSYAIADVAAFVSPGDPVDVEAHRRGETFYGPDQRTPLHPPVLSEGAASLLPDQVRPALLWTIQLDAQGRTTDADVVRAKVRSREQLTYEQAQDDVDHPGPSGTRPTLALLAQVGPLREQRERERGGVSLDIPEQEVVPAEGGGFGLTYRALLPVEGWNAQISLLTGMAAAHLMLYARVGIVRTMPPAAGSALRRLHAVARALGIRWPAELDYPEFVRTLDASRPQDAAMINACTVLFRGAGYAAFDGSTPEDPEHAALASDYSHVTAPLRRLVDRYAGEVCLALCADQPVPGWVREALPALPGEMARADQAAHRYERAVVDWVEACVLQPRVGEVFTGTVVEVEPEKHRGTVVIQDPAVEARVEGDGLPLGHEVQVRLVSADLEQGKVTFERA; this comes from the coding sequence GTGCCCAGCCCCAGGATGCGACTGCCCCGCCGTGTGCTCGACGCGCCCGAGGCGGTCGGCGTCACCCGCGGACTCGACCACATCCGGGCCGAGCTGCAGGTGCCCGGCGACTTCCCGGCCGAGGTGCTCGCCGCGGCCGAGCGGGCGGCGGCCGCGCCCCGGCTCCCCGAGCTCGACCGGACCGACCTCGAGCTGGTGACCATCGACCCGCCCGGGTCGAAGGACCTCGACCAGGCCCTGCACATCGCCGCGCGCGACGACGGCGGCTGGACCGTCTCGTACGCGATCGCCGACGTCGCCGCCTTCGTCAGCCCGGGCGACCCGGTCGACGTGGAGGCGCACCGGCGCGGCGAGACCTTCTACGGCCCCGATCAGCGCACCCCGCTGCACCCGCCCGTCCTCTCCGAGGGCGCCGCGAGCCTGCTGCCCGACCAGGTGCGTCCCGCCCTGCTGTGGACGATCCAGCTCGACGCGCAAGGCCGCACGACCGACGCCGACGTCGTGCGGGCCAAGGTCCGCAGCCGCGAGCAGCTGACGTACGAGCAGGCGCAGGACGACGTCGACCACCCCGGCCCTAGCGGCACGCGACCCACGCTGGCCCTGCTCGCCCAGGTCGGTCCGCTGCGCGAGCAGCGCGAGCGCGAGCGCGGCGGGGTCAGCCTCGACATCCCCGAGCAGGAGGTCGTGCCGGCCGAGGGTGGCGGCTTCGGCCTCACCTACCGCGCGCTGCTGCCGGTCGAGGGCTGGAACGCCCAGATCTCCCTGCTCACCGGCATGGCCGCGGCGCACCTGATGCTCTACGCCCGCGTCGGCATCGTGCGGACCATGCCGCCCGCGGCCGGCTCGGCCCTGCGCCGTCTGCACGCCGTCGCCCGGGCCCTCGGCATCCGTTGGCCGGCCGAGCTCGACTACCCCGAGTTCGTCCGGACGCTCGACGCGTCGCGCCCGCAGGACGCGGCCATGATCAACGCCTGCACCGTGCTCTTCCGCGGCGCCGGCTACGCGGCCTTCGACGGCAGCACGCCGGAGGACCCCGAGCACGCCGCGCTGGCCAGCGACTACAGCCACGTCACCGCGCCGCTGCGCCGCCTCGTGGACCGCTACGCCGGCGAGGTCTGCCTCGCGCTGTGCGCCGACCAGCCCGTGCCCGGCTGGGTGCGCGAGGCGCTGCCCGCGCTGCCGGGCGAGATGGCCCGCGCCGACCAGGCCGCCCACCGCTACGAGCGCGCGGTCGTCGACTGGGTCGAGGCGTGCGTCCTCCAGCCGCGGGTGGGCGAGGTCTTCACCGGCACCGTCGTCGAGGTCGAGCCGGAGAAGCACCGCGGCACCGTCGTCATCCAGGACCCGGCCGTCGAGGCCCGCGTGGAGGGTGACGGGCTCCCGCTGGGCCACGAGGTGCAGGTCCGGCTGGTCTCCGCCGACCTCGAGCAGGGGAAGGTCACCTTCGAGCGGGCCTGA
- the corA gene encoding magnesium/cobalt transporter CorA — protein sequence MTTTPHRRHLPAVPALPLSVLGRRAGSTAVTPIDDDVSSVVAWAWYVDGVRKPAESMAEAARQAQAGEGFVWLGLKDPGDADLEALSSEFALHPLAIEDAVHGHDRSKLETFGDDLFMVISTVAYVDHEEMTENSEVVTTGQVMIFLGDHFVITVRRGEHAQLSALRRALEGDPERLARGPWEVLYAVTDKIIDDYLAVVDEIETDVDEVESAVFARGGSHEVDRVYQLKRELIEFKRCVLPLGAPLLRLATRELPVVPPQARAYFRELADHHTQVREAVASFDEVLSSILQAGLARASVADNEDMRKISAWVAIVAVPTMIAGIYGMNFENMPELKWHYGYYGALGLIAVVMVALYIGFKRNRWL from the coding sequence ATGACGACGACCCCCCACCGGCGCCACCTGCCGGCGGTCCCCGCGCTCCCGCTGTCCGTCCTCGGTCGGCGGGCGGGCAGCACGGCGGTCACCCCGATCGACGACGACGTGAGCTCCGTCGTGGCCTGGGCCTGGTACGTCGACGGCGTGCGCAAGCCGGCCGAGAGCATGGCCGAGGCCGCCCGGCAGGCGCAGGCCGGCGAGGGGTTCGTCTGGCTGGGGCTCAAGGACCCCGGGGACGCCGACCTCGAGGCGCTCTCCTCGGAGTTCGCGCTGCACCCGCTGGCGATCGAGGACGCGGTCCACGGCCACGACCGCTCCAAGCTGGAGACGTTCGGCGACGACCTCTTCATGGTGATCTCCACGGTCGCGTACGTCGACCACGAGGAGATGACGGAGAACTCCGAGGTGGTCACCACCGGCCAGGTGATGATCTTCCTCGGCGACCACTTCGTGATCACCGTGCGTCGTGGCGAGCACGCGCAGCTGAGCGCGCTGCGGCGGGCGCTCGAGGGCGACCCGGAGCGCCTCGCCCGTGGTCCGTGGGAGGTCCTGTACGCGGTGACCGACAAGATCATCGACGACTACCTCGCGGTGGTCGACGAGATCGAGACCGATGTCGACGAGGTCGAGAGCGCGGTGTTTGCCCGCGGCGGCTCGCACGAGGTGGACCGCGTCTACCAGCTCAAGCGCGAGCTGATCGAGTTCAAGCGCTGCGTGCTGCCGCTCGGCGCTCCCCTGCTGCGCCTGGCGACCCGCGAGCTGCCGGTCGTCCCGCCGCAGGCCCGGGCGTACTTCCGCGAGCTCGCCGACCACCACACCCAGGTGCGCGAGGCGGTCGCGTCCTTCGACGAGGTGCTGAGCTCGATCCTGCAGGCCGGCCTGGCCCGCGCGTCCGTCGCGGACAACGAGGACATGCGCAAGATCTCGGCGTGGGTGGCGATCGTCGCGGTGCCGACCATGATCGCCGGCATCTACGGGATGAACTTCGAGAACATGCCCGAGCTGAAGTGGCACTACGGCTACTACGGCGCCCTCGGGCTGATCGCGGTGGTCATGGTCGCGCTCTACATCGGCTTCAAGCGCAACCGCTGGCTCTAG
- a CDS encoding Fpg/Nei family DNA glycosylase codes for MPELPEVESARSTIEAAALHRRIVAVDDTDTYECRPHPPGEIAAALVGRSLTAAHRRGKSMWCDTSGVDGDDTPGPTLGIHLGMSGRILVTGPDGTLTEGGDWQGGRYGTGGEEPDRNPVWDRFTITYADGGTLRLFDKRRLGRVRLDPDLDRLGPDAETVGAQELAERVGRGTAPVKAKLLDQSVVAGVGNLLADETLWQAHLSPRRPVDQLRPDELVRLHEALHAATKAAIRNGGVHTGEVIEFRRAGAHCPRCGAEMTRATVGGRTTWWCPQEQV; via the coding sequence GTGCCCGAGCTGCCCGAGGTCGAGAGCGCCCGGTCGACGATCGAGGCGGCCGCGCTGCACCGCCGGATCGTCGCGGTCGACGACACCGACACCTACGAGTGCCGACCGCACCCGCCCGGCGAGATCGCCGCGGCGCTGGTCGGCCGGTCGCTGACCGCGGCGCACCGGCGCGGCAAGAGCATGTGGTGCGACACCTCCGGCGTCGACGGCGACGACACCCCGGGCCCCACGCTCGGCATCCACCTCGGCATGAGCGGGCGGATCCTCGTCACCGGACCCGACGGCACGCTGACCGAGGGCGGGGACTGGCAGGGCGGGCGGTACGGCACCGGCGGCGAGGAGCCGGACCGCAACCCGGTCTGGGACCGCTTCACGATCACGTACGCCGACGGCGGCACGCTGCGCCTGTTCGACAAGCGCCGCCTGGGCCGGGTCCGGCTCGACCCCGACCTCGACCGGCTCGGGCCCGACGCGGAGACGGTCGGCGCCCAGGAGCTCGCGGAGCGGGTCGGGCGCGGCACGGCGCCGGTCAAGGCGAAGCTCCTCGACCAGTCCGTGGTGGCCGGCGTCGGCAACCTGCTGGCCGACGAGACGCTGTGGCAGGCCCACCTGTCCCCGAGGCGCCCCGTCGACCAGCTCCGCCCCGACGAGCTCGTACGCCTCCACGAGGCCCTGCACGCCGCGACAAAGGCGGCCATCCGGAACGGCGGGGTGCACACCGGCGAGGTGATCGAGTTCCGTCGCGCGGGCGCGCACTGCCCCCGCTGCGGGGCCGAGATGACGCGCGCCACGGTCGGCGGCCGGACGACCTGGTGGTGCCCGCAGGAGCAGGTCTGA
- a CDS encoding alpha/beta hydrolase has product MPGPPFPSVTEDSVTWRVDDADGRLGSVRLWTDFDLGRTDFSRVEGGWELEVGRDRLPPVDRLEYLLEETGDGRTVMRTDPANPHQVGGAFGDHSVVLLGYHEPAWLRLQAEEGSRADLAVETAVGPVHVQLWSPAGRDPDEPLPLLLSHDGPEMDHLGELTRFVGVMTALHEVQGSGGIPPVRVGLLAPGPRDERYAADDAYADALCGTVVPALLAQTPTVGRPVLMGQSLGAVAALHAEWRHPGTFGGLLLQSGSFFTPDLDGHEDHHGGWGSITGFVAEVHAATRAPIALPVGVVHGSAEENAANNRLLAESLRGLGLDVAVGEVRDGHTWTCWRDLLDPWLVTILDAAGRAS; this is encoded by the coding sequence ATGCCTGGTCCGCCCTTCCCGTCCGTCACCGAGGACTCGGTCACGTGGCGCGTCGACGACGCCGACGGGCGGCTGGGGTCGGTCCGGCTGTGGACCGACTTCGACCTCGGCCGCACCGACTTCTCGCGGGTCGAGGGCGGGTGGGAGCTCGAGGTCGGGCGCGACCGGCTGCCGCCCGTCGACCGTCTCGAGTACCTGCTCGAGGAGACGGGTGACGGCCGCACGGTGATGCGCACCGACCCCGCGAACCCGCACCAGGTGGGCGGGGCGTTCGGCGACCACTCGGTCGTCCTGCTCGGCTACCACGAACCGGCCTGGCTGCGTCTGCAGGCCGAGGAGGGCAGCCGGGCGGACCTCGCCGTGGAGACCGCGGTCGGGCCGGTCCACGTCCAGCTCTGGTCCCCGGCCGGCCGCGACCCGGACGAACCGCTGCCGCTCCTGCTCTCCCACGACGGCCCCGAGATGGACCACCTCGGCGAGCTGACCCGGTTCGTCGGGGTGATGACCGCGCTGCACGAGGTGCAGGGCAGCGGGGGGATCCCGCCGGTCCGCGTCGGTCTCCTCGCCCCCGGACCCCGTGACGAGCGCTACGCGGCGGACGACGCCTACGCGGACGCGCTCTGCGGGACGGTCGTGCCGGCCCTCCTCGCCCAGACGCCCACCGTCGGGCGCCCCGTCCTCATGGGGCAGAGCCTCGGCGCCGTCGCCGCCCTGCACGCGGAGTGGCGCCACCCGGGCACGTTCGGCGGGCTGCTGCTGCAGTCGGGCTCCTTCTTCACCCCCGACCTCGACGGCCACGAGGACCACCACGGCGGGTGGGGGAGCATCACCGGCTTCGTCGCCGAGGTCCACGCCGCGACGAGGGCGCCGATCGCGCTCCCCGTCGGCGTCGTGCACGGCAGCGCGGAGGAGAACGCCGCCAACAACCGCCTCCTCGCCGAGTCCCTGCGCGGCCTCGGGCTCGACGTCGCCGTCGGCGAGGTCCGCGACGGCCACACCTGGACGTGCTG
- the dacB gene encoding D-alanyl-D-alanine carboxypeptidase/D-alanyl-D-alanine endopeptidase: MPMSTTEPRGHALRRATLAAGLALALGAGPVLAQPASAAPVVNAPVAGTAATGSAQAPAVEAQAAAAKAATLSSTLSSILNDSRSKTETDVSVLDAKTGAVVYARRATSAGMPASNNKILTAVAAMHELGPDYRFTTDVVRRGTVTDGVLKGDLYLIGKGDPTSRQSDYAALAKAVKAAGITSVTGKVVADGSFFDSQRYNPGWYTSYASEYYAAQTAALTVAPNSDLDSGTVLVNVKGGTRGKRPTLTTTPAAAKKYVRLVNSATTTGSTSLSLSRKAGGNTITVRGQVRSGGSWSGLVTVDKPELYAAAVFRAELDKQKVKVKGGTSLGTTPASGRTRVARDRSITLTQLLVPFLKLSNNMHAEALTKTMGARGGKPGSWSAGTARTVAYVKSLGVPTAGLSLTDGSGVSRKDRVSPLTLASVLVKVREEPWWSQFDAGLPVAGVNTHLGGGTLRHRMTGTRAAGNAHAKTGSLTGVTALSGYVTGRDGRRYAFSLISNYAGATPRPVENEVVVALANWRG; encoded by the coding sequence ATGCCCATGTCCACGACCGAGCCCCGGGGCCACGCGCTCCGACGAGCGACGCTGGCTGCCGGCCTGGCCCTCGCGCTGGGCGCCGGACCCGTCCTCGCCCAGCCCGCGTCCGCCGCCCCGGTCGTGAACGCCCCGGTAGCCGGCACAGCCGCGACCGGGTCGGCCCAGGCCCCGGCCGTCGAGGCGCAGGCGGCCGCGGCGAAGGCCGCCACGCTCTCGAGCACCCTGTCGTCGATCCTGAACGACTCGCGCAGCAAGACCGAGACCGACGTCTCCGTGCTCGACGCGAAGACCGGGGCGGTGGTCTACGCCCGGCGCGCGACCAGCGCGGGCATGCCCGCCTCCAACAACAAGATCCTGACCGCGGTCGCGGCGATGCACGAGCTCGGCCCGGACTACCGCTTCACCACCGACGTCGTCCGCCGTGGCACCGTGACCGACGGGGTGCTGAAGGGCGACCTCTACCTCATCGGCAAGGGCGACCCCACGAGCCGGCAGTCCGACTACGCCGCGCTGGCCAAGGCCGTCAAGGCCGCCGGGATCACCTCGGTCACCGGCAAGGTCGTGGCCGACGGCAGCTTCTTCGACAGCCAGCGCTACAACCCCGGCTGGTACACCTCGTACGCCTCGGAGTACTACGCGGCGCAGACCGCCGCCCTCACCGTGGCCCCGAACTCCGACCTCGACAGCGGCACCGTCCTCGTCAACGTCAAGGGCGGCACCCGGGGCAAGCGGCCGACGCTGACCACCACCCCGGCCGCGGCGAAGAAGTACGTCCGCCTCGTCAACTCCGCCACCACGACGGGCTCGACGAGCCTGTCGCTCAGCCGCAAGGCCGGCGGCAACACGATCACCGTGCGTGGCCAGGTGCGCAGCGGCGGCAGCTGGTCGGGCCTGGTCACCGTGGACAAGCCCGAGCTGTACGCGGCCGCGGTGTTCCGGGCCGAGCTCGACAAGCAGAAGGTCAAGGTCAAGGGCGGCACGTCCCTCGGCACCACGCCGGCGTCGGGGCGGACCCGTGTGGCGCGCGACCGCTCGATCACGCTCACCCAGCTGCTCGTGCCGTTCCTCAAGCTCTCCAACAACATGCACGCCGAGGCGCTCACCAAGACGATGGGCGCGCGCGGCGGCAAGCCCGGCAGCTGGTCGGCGGGCACGGCGCGCACGGTCGCGTACGTGAAGAGCCTCGGCGTGCCGACGGCCGGGCTCAGCCTCACCGACGGGTCCGGCGTCAGCCGCAAGGACCGCGTCAGCCCGCTCACCCTGGCGAGCGTCCTGGTCAAGGTGCGTGAGGAGCCGTGGTGGTCGCAGTTCGACGCAGGGCTGCCGGTCGCCGGGGTGAACACCCACCTGGGCGGGGGCACGCTGCGCCACCGGATGACCGGGACGCGGGCGGCGGGCAACGCGCACGCCAAGACCGGTTCGCTGACCGGGGTCACCGCCCTCAGCGGCTACGTGACCGGGCGCGACGGGCGGCGCTACGCCTTCTCGCTGATCAGCAACTACGCCGGCGCGACGCCCCGGCCGGTCGAGAACGAGGTCGTCGTCGCCCTGGCGAACTGGCGCGGCTGA
- a CDS encoding histidine phosphatase family protein: MTRLYLVRHGETEWSRDGRHTSVTDLPLTDHGRDQALKLFGHLEPSAFDLVLTSPRHRARVTAELAGFVGPHTPEVDDDLVEWAYGDYEGLTSAQIHEQDPGWTIFTAPTPGGESADDVRTRLTRVVERVRGSGAEQAVVFSHGHALRALTLCWLGLDLTVGDRFPLDTSTVSILGEAKGGPALHQWNARPA, translated from the coding sequence ATGACCCGGCTCTACCTCGTCCGGCACGGCGAGACCGAGTGGAGCCGCGACGGGCGGCACACGTCGGTGACCGACCTCCCGCTCACCGACCACGGTCGCGACCAGGCCCTGAAGCTCTTCGGCCACCTCGAGCCGAGCGCGTTCGACCTGGTCCTCACCAGCCCCCGGCACCGGGCCCGCGTCACCGCGGAGCTGGCCGGCTTCGTCGGCCCGCACACCCCCGAGGTGGACGACGACCTCGTCGAGTGGGCGTACGGGGACTACGAGGGCCTGACCAGCGCGCAGATCCACGAGCAGGACCCGGGCTGGACGATCTTCACCGCCCCGACCCCCGGCGGCGAGAGCGCCGACGACGTCCGTACGCGGCTGACGCGCGTGGTCGAGCGGGTCCGGGGCAGCGGGGCCGAGCAGGCGGTCGTGTTCAGCCACGGGCACGCGCTGCGCGCCCTCACGCTGTGCTGGCTCGGTCTCGACCTGACGGTGGGGGACCGCTTCCCCCTCGACACGAGCACCGTCTCGATCCTCGGCGAGGCGAAGGGCGGTCCCGCCCTGCACCAGTGGAACGCCCGGCCGGCCTGA